From the genome of Candidatus Polarisedimenticolia bacterium, one region includes:
- a CDS encoding glucoamylase family protein — protein sequence MKDTAAIIDSLALLEEPIRAEIFGIERLEQHAESLAAAHRTTGKPPGRRNLLPRVRENARVLLAGYRNIAETVLAKQEITPAAEWILDNFHIVDEQLRGIRDHLPLSYYRLLPKIAVGHLAGYPRVYGLAWAYVAHTDSRFEMETIQRFVRAYQRVQPLTIGELWAVAIHLRVALVENLRRLSQLIIRSRQERARADALADRLLGLGDRAAERPDEILGSLGDAPLARAFAVQLVQRLRGLDPSVMPALVWLEKKLGAQGTSADEVVAQELQAQAAANVTVRNIITSMRWMSSIDWPEFFESVSLVDEVLRSAPGFAAMDFTTRDEYRARIEMLAQRSDHSEVEVAQEAVLLARSASRVNRQAETLPGVPRSAEEDPGYYLVAGGRRSFERRLGFRVPLRIRLRRAYRAHALAGYLGGIAALTALLLSGPLVLTRTAGAAPWILVLLGILGLVPASNIAVSLVHRLVPFLVPPRLLPKLELAQGVPSELRTLVVMPTLLARPADIEEHLERLEVHYLANPEGHLHFALVTDWADAPGERMPGDEDLLSELAGGVAQLNARYGSPPGGGERFLLLHRRRLWNDGEGRWIGWERKRGKLHELNRLLRGARDTTFIPINGRPPAAPQDVRYVITLDADTRLPLGAARRLVGAMAHPLNRPRFDPRKGRVVEGYAILQPRLTASLPTGPGSTTYQRIISGPGGVDPYAAAVSDVYQDLFGEGSYTGKGIYDVDAFEAALEGKVPENTLLSHDLFEGSFARAGLATDVELFEEFPTHYEVAARRDHRWVRGDWQLLPWILGQARDTAGRRQRTRIPNHCRWKMLDNLRRSLAAPSTFLVAVTAWIVPAAPPLCWTALFVGSIVLPAVIPVLDGLLPRRWGISKRSHLRDVGHDVIVALSQTLLAITMLAHQAWLMVDAMIRTLGRVYITKRHLLAWVTAAQGGYGADLRLRFFYWHLRSGVLLAAGAGLLLVLLKPGAWPVAMPFVLLWLLAPVFAWRISVPPKLEASHALSPSETRSLRLVARRTWRFFETFVDERNHHLPPDNFQEDPEPVEARRTSPTNLGLYLLSTLVARDFGWIGTLETVERLEATLRTMGDLRRVRGHFLNWYDTRDLRPLEPMYVSTVDSGNLAGYLIALARACREPMHRPFAGPEILEGIGDALHLLIDAMKRAAAARSGPAATAARLREAAEATAAALEGLPSSPPDRLRRFRELESRADNLLDVARAHAREVQHDSRSEILIWASAVQGSVRSHARDAQLQDGTLADRLAALASLADEMVQAMDFQFLLDPTSKLFSIGYRVAENTLDPGRYDLLASEARLASFVAIAKGDVPPQHWFHLGRSLTPIGHGAALVSWSGSMFEYLMPMLVMSQPAKSLLDLTCRLVVGRQIRYGAERRVPWGVSESAYNVRDAELTYQYSAFGVPGLGLKRGLSEDVVVAPYATALAAMVNPGAAVKNFARLEQSGARGAYGCYEALDYTPSRLPEKTTAAVVRAYMAHHQGMTLVSLGNVLNEAATRRRFHAHPKIQAADLLLQERTPRAVAITRPRAEEVQVAALVRDLLPPTLRRFDSPHDITPRTHLLSNGRYTVMVTAAGAGFSRWRDLAVTRWREDTTRDCWGTFVFLRDAGTGGVWSSGYQPSGTPSDRYEVVYTEDRARIEQRDRSLSIVLEIVVSPEDDAELRRLTVTNLENRHREIDFTSYAEVVLAPQAADEAHPAFSNLFVETEFVPHLGTLLATRRPRSADEPRVWLAHLAAPEGETVHALQYESDRARFLGRGRGVRAPISMIDGGPLSNSAGTVLDPIVSLRHRVALPPQGTVRIVHTTLVARTREEALQIAVKYQQPATFERESTLAWTRAQVHLHHLRITQDEAHLFQRLANRLLYTDPTLRAAPQVLATNRRGPSGLWAYGISGDLPIALVRIEQDEDRDVVRQLLRAQEYWGLKGVPADLVILNAKGTSYAQDLQQSIEAMVRVSRSAAGREAEGERERVFVLREDLLPPQDLVLLRSAARVLIVASRGSLSEQTIRLERSGPAPPRLRPPRGKAEPVSAPVLDLEFFNGLGGFTPDGREYVTVLGKGQWTPAPWINVVANPEFGFQVSEAGSGCTWSVNSRENRLTPWSNDPVSDTPGEVLYVRDEDSGLVWGPTCLPMREEDQPYVIRHGQGYSRFEHTSHGIALDLLMLVPRSDPVKISRLTLENRSGRTRRLSVTAYAEWVLGVARAGSVPFVLTEIDPATGAMLARNAWNGEFASRVAFADLGGLQTSWTGDRLEFLGRNASLDHPESLERGQRLSGKTGAGLDPCAALQTVVEIVPGARTEVLFLLGQGESLEHSRALIERYRATGCDQVLRENQEHWDGLLGAVQVKTPDRSMDLMLNRWLLYQTLSCRTWGRSALYQSGGAYGFRDQLQDVLALGATRPDIVREHLLRSAARQFREGDVQHWWHPPTGRGVRTRISDDRLWLPYAVSEYLRSTGDRTVLDEQVPWLEGAPLDDSRQEAYFEPTASEERGTLFEHCARALDLGLDSGSHGLPLIGAGDWNDGMNRVGREGRGESVWLGWFLLVNLRKFARLADSRAEVERAARWRRRADSLEASLDREAWDGAWYRRAFFDDGTPLGSAANDECRIDSISQSWAVLSGAGNRDRARQAMASAERLLLLREERLHLLLAPPFDRTPLDPGYIKGYPPGIRENGGQYTHAAIWSVMAFAELGDGDRAVDLFGLLNPIRHADTPEKVFRYKAEPYVVAADVYSELPHVGRGGWTWYTGSAGWLYRAGLEWILGFRKEGNALRVDPCIPRGWPGFEITYRFGGAVYRITVENPQGVCRGVSLVSLDGAPLPGEALIPLSDDGRDHHVLVQLG from the coding sequence ATGAAGGACACCGCGGCGATCATCGATAGTCTTGCTCTCCTGGAAGAGCCGATCCGTGCCGAGATCTTCGGCATCGAGCGCCTGGAGCAGCACGCCGAGAGCCTGGCCGCGGCCCATCGCACCACCGGGAAGCCTCCCGGAAGACGGAATCTCCTCCCCAGGGTCCGCGAGAATGCCCGCGTGCTCCTGGCCGGGTACCGGAACATCGCCGAAACCGTCCTGGCGAAGCAGGAGATCACTCCCGCGGCGGAGTGGATCCTCGACAACTTCCACATCGTGGACGAACAGCTCCGCGGCATCCGGGACCACCTCCCGCTGAGCTACTACCGCCTGCTGCCCAAGATCGCCGTGGGCCACCTCGCGGGGTACCCGCGCGTCTACGGACTGGCCTGGGCCTACGTGGCGCACACCGACAGCCGCTTCGAGATGGAAACGATTCAGCGGTTCGTCCGGGCCTACCAGCGGGTCCAGCCGCTGACCATCGGGGAGCTCTGGGCGGTCGCCATCCATCTTCGAGTAGCACTCGTGGAAAACCTGCGACGCCTGTCGCAGCTGATCATCCGATCCCGCCAGGAGCGGGCCCGGGCCGACGCTCTGGCGGACCGCCTGCTGGGCCTCGGCGATCGGGCGGCGGAGCGTCCGGACGAGATCCTGGGCAGCCTGGGGGACGCCCCGCTGGCCCGCGCGTTCGCGGTGCAGCTCGTCCAGCGGCTTCGTGGACTGGACCCCTCGGTCATGCCGGCCCTGGTCTGGCTCGAAAAGAAGCTGGGCGCCCAGGGGACATCAGCGGACGAGGTCGTCGCCCAGGAGCTTCAGGCGCAGGCCGCGGCCAACGTCACCGTCCGGAACATCATCACCAGCATGCGATGGATGTCCTCCATCGACTGGCCCGAGTTCTTCGAGAGCGTCAGCCTGGTGGACGAGGTCCTTCGGAGCGCCCCCGGCTTCGCCGCCATGGATTTCACGACCCGGGACGAGTACCGGGCCCGGATCGAGATGCTCGCCCAGCGATCGGATCATTCCGAGGTCGAGGTGGCGCAGGAAGCGGTGCTCCTGGCGCGCAGCGCGAGCCGGGTGAACCGGCAGGCGGAGACCCTTCCGGGCGTTCCCCGGAGCGCCGAGGAGGACCCCGGATACTACCTGGTCGCCGGGGGCCGGCGGTCCTTCGAGAGGCGTCTGGGTTTTCGCGTCCCCCTGCGGATCCGGCTCCGCCGCGCCTATCGCGCCCATGCGCTGGCGGGCTACCTGGGCGGCATCGCGGCACTCACCGCCCTCCTGCTCTCCGGCCCGCTGGTCCTGACCCGGACGGCCGGAGCCGCCCCGTGGATCCTCGTCCTTCTCGGAATCCTCGGCCTGGTGCCGGCCTCGAACATCGCGGTGTCGCTCGTCCACCGCCTGGTCCCGTTTCTCGTTCCACCGAGGCTCCTCCCCAAGCTCGAGCTCGCCCAGGGCGTGCCGTCCGAGCTTCGCACCCTCGTCGTCATGCCCACGCTGCTCGCGCGCCCGGCCGACATCGAGGAGCATCTCGAGCGGCTCGAGGTGCACTATCTCGCGAATCCGGAAGGCCATCTCCACTTTGCCCTCGTCACGGACTGGGCGGATGCGCCCGGCGAGAGGATGCCCGGCGACGAGGACCTCCTGTCCGAGCTGGCCGGCGGCGTCGCCCAGCTCAACGCGCGGTACGGCAGCCCGCCCGGCGGCGGGGAGCGGTTCCTTCTGCTGCATCGCCGGCGACTCTGGAACGACGGGGAAGGCCGGTGGATCGGCTGGGAGAGAAAGCGCGGAAAGCTCCACGAGCTGAACCGGCTGCTGCGCGGCGCCCGGGACACGACGTTCATTCCGATCAACGGTCGGCCCCCCGCGGCGCCTCAGGACGTTCGCTACGTCATCACCCTGGATGCCGACACCCGGCTTCCGCTGGGGGCCGCCCGCCGGCTGGTCGGGGCCATGGCGCACCCGTTGAACCGGCCGCGGTTCGATCCTCGCAAGGGACGCGTCGTCGAGGGGTACGCGATCCTGCAGCCCCGGCTCACGGCGTCCCTGCCGACGGGTCCCGGGAGCACGACCTACCAGCGGATCATCTCGGGCCCCGGGGGCGTGGATCCGTACGCGGCCGCGGTCTCCGATGTGTATCAGGACCTCTTCGGCGAGGGGTCGTACACGGGAAAGGGGATCTACGACGTCGATGCCTTCGAGGCGGCCCTCGAAGGGAAGGTCCCGGAGAACACGCTCCTGAGCCACGATCTCTTCGAGGGCTCGTTCGCGCGCGCCGGGCTGGCGACCGACGTGGAGCTCTTCGAGGAATTCCCCACCCATTACGAGGTCGCCGCCCGCCGTGACCATCGATGGGTGCGCGGGGACTGGCAGCTTCTGCCCTGGATCCTGGGTCAGGCGCGCGATACCGCGGGCAGGAGACAGAGGACCCGCATCCCGAACCACTGCCGTTGGAAGATGCTGGACAATCTGCGCCGAAGCCTCGCCGCGCCTTCGACGTTCCTGGTTGCGGTGACCGCCTGGATCGTCCCGGCGGCTCCGCCGCTCTGCTGGACGGCGCTGTTCGTCGGATCCATCGTTCTGCCGGCCGTGATCCCGGTTCTCGACGGCCTCCTCCCGCGACGATGGGGGATCTCCAAACGAAGCCACCTTCGCGACGTGGGCCACGACGTCATCGTGGCCCTGTCGCAGACGCTCCTGGCCATCACCATGCTCGCCCACCAGGCCTGGCTCATGGTGGACGCCATGATTCGCACTCTCGGCCGGGTCTACATCACGAAGCGGCACCTCCTCGCGTGGGTGACGGCCGCGCAGGGGGGCTACGGCGCCGACCTGAGACTCCGGTTCTTCTACTGGCACCTGCGCTCGGGAGTGCTCCTGGCCGCCGGAGCCGGCCTGCTCCTCGTCCTGCTCAAGCCGGGAGCCTGGCCCGTGGCCATGCCGTTCGTTCTCCTCTGGCTGCTGGCTCCCGTCTTCGCATGGCGCATCAGCGTCCCGCCGAAGCTCGAGGCATCGCATGCCCTCTCCCCCTCGGAGACGCGCTCATTGCGGCTCGTCGCCCGCCGGACCTGGCGCTTCTTCGAAACCTTCGTGGACGAGCGGAACCATCACCTCCCGCCGGACAACTTCCAGGAGGATCCCGAGCCCGTCGAGGCCCGCCGGACCTCGCCGACGAATCTGGGGCTCTATCTGCTCAGCACGCTGGTCGCCCGCGATTTCGGCTGGATCGGAACCCTGGAGACGGTGGAGCGGCTCGAGGCCACGCTCCGGACCATGGGAGACCTGCGCCGCGTCCGGGGTCACTTCCTCAACTGGTACGACACGCGGGACCTCCGGCCGCTGGAGCCGATGTACGTGTCCACCGTGGACAGCGGCAACCTGGCAGGGTACCTGATCGCCCTGGCGCGGGCGTGCCGCGAGCCCATGCACCGTCCCTTCGCGGGACCGGAGATCCTCGAGGGGATCGGTGACGCGCTCCATCTGCTGATCGATGCGATGAAGAGGGCCGCTGCCGCCCGTTCTGGACCGGCGGCCACCGCGGCGCGGCTGCGCGAGGCCGCGGAGGCCACGGCCGCCGCACTCGAGGGGCTCCCGTCGTCGCCGCCCGATCGACTCCGCCGATTTCGTGAGCTCGAGTCGCGAGCGGACAACCTTCTGGACGTCGCGCGCGCGCATGCGCGCGAGGTCCAGCACGACTCCCGATCGGAGATTCTGATCTGGGCGAGCGCCGTCCAGGGCTCCGTCCGGAGCCATGCCCGCGATGCGCAGCTCCAGGACGGGACCCTCGCGGATCGCCTCGCGGCCCTCGCCTCGCTCGCGGACGAGATGGTCCAGGCCATGGACTTCCAGTTCCTGCTCGATCCGACCTCCAAGCTCTTCTCCATCGGCTATCGCGTGGCCGAGAACACGCTCGATCCCGGCAGGTACGACCTGTTGGCCTCCGAGGCCCGGCTGGCGAGCTTCGTGGCCATCGCCAAGGGGGACGTGCCGCCCCAGCACTGGTTCCATCTCGGCCGCTCCCTGACGCCGATCGGTCACGGAGCGGCCCTGGTCTCGTGGTCCGGGTCCATGTTCGAGTACCTCATGCCGATGCTCGTGATGTCGCAGCCCGCCAAGAGCCTTCTGGATCTGACCTGCCGCCTCGTGGTGGGGCGCCAGATCCGCTACGGCGCGGAGCGTCGGGTGCCTTGGGGGGTCTCCGAATCGGCGTACAACGTGCGTGACGCGGAGCTCACCTATCAGTACTCCGCCTTCGGCGTCCCCGGCCTGGGGCTGAAGCGCGGGCTGTCCGAGGACGTGGTCGTGGCTCCGTACGCCACCGCCCTCGCGGCCATGGTCAACCCCGGCGCCGCCGTCAAGAACTTCGCCCGCCTCGAACAGTCGGGCGCGCGGGGAGCTTACGGCTGCTACGAAGCGCTCGATTACACCCCCTCGAGGCTGCCGGAGAAGACCACGGCCGCCGTGGTCCGCGCCTACATGGCGCATCACCAGGGGATGACCCTCGTCTCCCTGGGGAATGTGCTGAACGAGGCCGCGACCCGGAGGCGTTTTCATGCTCATCCGAAGATCCAGGCGGCGGACCTCCTGCTTCAGGAGAGAACTCCGCGTGCGGTCGCCATCACGCGGCCACGGGCGGAGGAGGTTCAGGTCGCGGCGCTCGTGCGGGACCTGCTTCCTCCCACCCTGCGGCGCTTCGACTCGCCGCACGACATCACACCCCGCACCCACCTTCTCTCCAACGGGCGGTACACCGTCATGGTCACGGCAGCGGGCGCCGGGTTCAGCCGATGGCGCGACCTGGCAGTGACCCGCTGGCGCGAGGACACGACGCGTGATTGCTGGGGGACGTTCGTCTTCCTGCGGGACGCGGGAACCGGCGGCGTGTGGTCCTCGGGATACCAGCCGAGCGGGACACCCTCGGACCGGTACGAGGTGGTCTATACGGAAGACCGGGCCCGGATCGAGCAGAGGGACCGATCGCTTTCGATCGTGCTCGAGATCGTCGTGTCCCCCGAGGACGACGCGGAGCTCCGCCGGCTGACGGTGACCAATCTCGAAAACCGGCACCGCGAGATCGATTTCACCTCGTATGCCGAGGTCGTGCTGGCACCGCAGGCCGCGGACGAGGCCCACCCCGCCTTCTCCAACCTCTTCGTGGAGACGGAGTTCGTTCCCCACCTCGGCACCCTGCTGGCCACGAGGCGGCCGCGCTCGGCGGACGAGCCCCGGGTCTGGCTCGCCCATCTGGCCGCGCCGGAAGGCGAAACCGTCCACGCCTTGCAGTACGAGAGCGACCGCGCGCGCTTTCTGGGACGGGGCCGCGGGGTCCGCGCGCCGATCTCCATGATCGACGGAGGTCCGCTGAGCAACTCGGCGGGGACGGTCCTGGATCCGATCGTGAGCCTCAGGCACCGGGTGGCGCTCCCCCCTCAAGGGACGGTCCGCATCGTGCACACCACGCTCGTGGCGCGGACACGGGAGGAGGCGCTCCAGATCGCCGTGAAGTATCAACAGCCGGCGACGTTCGAGCGGGAAAGCACCCTGGCCTGGACACGGGCCCAGGTCCACCTGCATCACCTGAGGATCACCCAGGACGAGGCGCATCTGTTCCAGCGCCTGGCCAATCGCCTGCTGTACACCGATCCCACGCTGCGCGCCGCGCCGCAGGTGCTGGCCACGAATCGCAGGGGACCGTCCGGGCTCTGGGCCTACGGCATCTCCGGAGATCTGCCGATCGCCCTGGTGCGCATCGAGCAGGACGAAGATCGGGACGTCGTGAGGCAGCTCCTTCGGGCGCAGGAGTACTGGGGGTTGAAGGGGGTCCCCGCCGATCTGGTGATCCTCAATGCGAAGGGGACGTCCTATGCGCAGGATCTCCAGCAATCGATCGAGGCCATGGTGCGGGTCAGCCGATCCGCGGCCGGTCGCGAGGCCGAGGGGGAGCGCGAGCGGGTGTTCGTGCTTCGGGAGGACCTCCTGCCCCCGCAGGACCTGGTCCTGCTGCGCTCGGCGGCGCGCGTGCTGATCGTGGCCAGCCGCGGTTCGCTCTCCGAGCAGACCATCCGGCTGGAACGATCGGGGCCGGCTCCGCCGCGGCTCCGCCCCCCGCGCGGGAAGGCGGAGCCCGTCTCCGCGCCCGTGCTGGATCTCGAGTTCTTCAACGGCCTGGGAGGGTTCACACCGGACGGCCGCGAGTACGTCACGGTGCTGGGCAAGGGGCAGTGGACGCCGGCTCCCTGGATCAACGTGGTGGCCAACCCCGAGTTCGGATTCCAGGTCTCGGAGGCGGGATCGGGGTGCACGTGGTCCGTGAACAGCCGGGAGAACCGGCTGACACCATGGTCCAACGATCCGGTCAGCGACACGCCGGGCGAGGTGCTCTACGTGCGTGACGAGGACAGCGGTCTGGTCTGGGGACCCACCTGCCTTCCCATGCGCGAAGAGGACCAGCCCTACGTCATCCGGCACGGCCAGGGGTACAGTCGCTTCGAGCACACCTCGCACGGCATCGCGCTGGATCTCCTGATGCTCGTGCCGCGGAGCGACCCCGTCAAGATCTCACGCCTCACCCTGGAGAACCGGTCCGGCCGCACCCGGCGGCTCTCGGTCACGGCGTACGCGGAGTGGGTGCTGGGCGTCGCGCGCGCGGGTTCCGTCCCGTTCGTGCTCACCGAAATCGATCCCGCGACCGGGGCCATGCTCGCTCGAAACGCCTGGAATGGAGAGTTCGCGAGCCGGGTCGCCTTCGCCGACCTGGGGGGCCTCCAGACCTCCTGGACCGGCGACCGCCTCGAGTTCCTGGGCCGCAACGCCAGCCTCGACCATCCCGAGTCGCTGGAGCGTGGCCAGAGGCTCTCGGGAAAGACGGGAGCGGGCCTGGATCCCTGCGCCGCGCTGCAGACGGTCGTCGAAATCGTGCCCGGAGCACGCACCGAGGTGCTGTTTCTCCTCGGGCAGGGGGAGAGTCTCGAGCACTCTCGTGCCTTGATCGAGCGCTATCGAGCGACGGGCTGCGATCAGGTTCTTCGGGAGAATCAGGAGCACTGGGACGGTCTGCTGGGTGCGGTGCAGGTGAAGACTCCCGATCGCTCCATGGATCTCATGCTCAACCGCTGGCTCCTGTACCAGACTCTTTCGTGCCGGACCTGGGGCCGATCCGCCCTCTACCAGTCCGGAGGAGCGTACGGTTTCCGCGACCAGCTCCAGGACGTCCTGGCCCTGGGGGCCACCAGGCCCGACATCGTGCGCGAGCACCTCCTGCGGTCCGCCGCACGGCAGTTCAGGGAAGGGGATGTCCAGCACTGGTGGCATCCTCCCACGGGCCGCGGGGTCCGGACCCGGATCTCCGACGACCGCCTCTGGCTTCCCTACGCGGTGTCCGAGTATCTCCGGTCGACCGGGGACCGGACGGTGCTCGACGAACAGGTTCCATGGCTCGAGGGCGCCCCACTGGACGACAGCCGGCAGGAAGCCTACTTCGAGCCGACGGCATCGGAGGAGCGGGGGACGCTGTTCGAGCATTGCGCGCGGGCCCTGGACCTTGGTCTGGACTCGGGGAGCCATGGCCTGCCCCTGATCGGCGCCGGGGACTGGAACGACGGCATGAACCGCGTCGGCCGCGAAGGCCGCGGAGAGAGCGTCTGGCTGGGCTGGTTCCTGCTTGTGAACCTGAGGAAGTTCGCCCGGCTCGCCGACTCGCGCGCGGAGGTGGAGCGTGCCGC
- a CDS encoding M20/M25/M40 family metallo-hydrolase — translation MSTIARRRLAAAAAALAAALAFQPAAFTDDKLAAIRAEIAKRHDEGVRRLQEWVRQPSIAAENRGMNEGCDMMMRLAREAGFENVTRVPTDGQPGVFATLDAGAPRTIGLYFMYDVKQADPAEWSSPPWDAAIVDKPGLGKVLMGRGAVNQKGPEAAFLAALHAIRGAGKKVPVNLVLVAEGEEEIGSPHFRQVAQRPEVAAALKRCSGVFMPSASQDPDGTVTVSLGAKGVVELELVASGEKWGRGPGKDVHSSNRARLDSPAFHLVQALNTLVTPDGDPAIDGFADAARPASAAERAMLDTAADRLNESTAKSLLSAQRWAHDLPWRASLERFLFTPTVNIEGLVAGYTGPGGKTVLPHRAVAKLDLRLVPDMTFDGAVAALKAHLKKRGFGDIEVNPSGGYDPTGTSADAPIIRAQFSVYKRAGLDPFLWPRNAGSYPGYVFTGEPLKLPSGHFGLGHGSGAHAPDEYFVIDSSNPKVAGWDGAVASFVDYLFELAAIR, via the coding sequence ATGTCGACCATCGCACGTCGCCGTCTCGCCGCCGCGGCCGCCGCCTTGGCGGCGGCGCTCGCCTTCCAGCCGGCCGCTTTCACAGACGACAAGCTCGCCGCGATTCGCGCGGAAATCGCCAAGCGCCACGATGAAGGGGTGCGCCGGCTTCAGGAATGGGTGCGGCAACCGTCGATTGCCGCCGAGAACCGAGGCATGAACGAGGGATGCGACATGATGATGCGCCTGGCGCGCGAGGCCGGCTTCGAAAACGTCACGCGCGTCCCCACCGACGGCCAGCCCGGCGTGTTCGCCACGCTGGACGCGGGCGCCCCGCGGACCATCGGCCTCTACTTCATGTACGACGTGAAGCAGGCGGATCCCGCCGAGTGGTCCTCGCCGCCTTGGGACGCGGCCATCGTAGACAAGCCCGGCCTGGGGAAGGTCCTGATGGGGCGCGGCGCGGTGAACCAGAAGGGGCCGGAGGCCGCGTTCCTGGCCGCCCTGCACGCCATCCGGGGGGCGGGCAAGAAGGTTCCGGTCAACCTCGTCCTGGTCGCGGAGGGGGAGGAGGAGATCGGCTCGCCGCACTTCCGGCAGGTCGCGCAGCGGCCGGAGGTGGCCGCCGCGCTCAAGCGCTGCAGCGGCGTCTTCATGCCGTCGGCGTCCCAGGACCCGGACGGCACCGTGACGGTCTCGCTCGGCGCGAAAGGGGTCGTCGAGCTGGAGCTGGTCGCGAGCGGAGAGAAGTGGGGGCGCGGGCCCGGGAAGGACGTGCACTCGAGCAACCGGGCACGTCTCGACAGCCCCGCGTTCCACCTTGTTCAGGCGCTCAACACGCTGGTCACGCCCGACGGAGATCCGGCCATCGACGGCTTCGCGGACGCCGCCCGCCCGGCCTCGGCCGCCGAGCGCGCCATGCTCGACACCGCAGCGGACCGGCTGAACGAGTCCACCGCCAAGAGCCTGCTGTCCGCGCAGCGCTGGGCCCACGACCTCCCCTGGCGGGCGTCACTGGAGCGATTCCTCTTCACCCCGACCGTGAACATCGAGGGGCTCGTGGCTGGCTACACCGGACCCGGCGGAAAGACCGTCCTCCCGCACCGGGCGGTGGCCAAGCTCGATCTCCGCCTCGTGCCGGACATGACGTTCGACGGCGCGGTGGCCGCCCTCAAGGCGCACCTCAAGAAGCGCGGGTTCGGCGACATCGAGGTCAACCCGAGCGGTGGCTACGACCCGACCGGCACTTCGGCGGACGCGCCGATCATCCGCGCGCAATTCTCGGTCTACAAGCGTGCGGGGCTCGACCCCTTCCTGTGGCCGCGCAACGCCGGCTCGTATCCCGGGTACGTCTTCACCGGCGAGCCGCTCAAGCTCCCCTCCGGCCATTTCGGCCTCGGCCACGGGAGCGGCGCGCACGCCCCCGACGAGTACTTCGTCATCGACTCGTCGAATCCCAAGGTGGCGGGCTGGGACGGCGCCGTCGCCTCGTTCGTCGATTACCTCTTCGAGCTCGCCGCCATCCGCTGA
- a CDS encoding TlpA disulfide reductase family protein, with protein MSPGWPRHLIAWAAAVTLAAGSVALARNPTPPPASVPPVPAASPSPSPAPSPVSGIRNKLAAGDLLSAESMLEVHRADNGEDDPYLSGLSWLARGALLVGDLDKAKRYAADVRARCADRMAHGASLEADHVLEIALGAAIEVEAQRIERTSGPRKAAEFVRRELAGITGPVALRSRLNKRIDILTLTGSAAPELAIEDFIGDRPPALASLKGKPVVLFLWAEWCGDCKAQQGALARARKRHAAQGVQFVALTRYYDEEANRAAEKARIDSVWKTVYADVGSIPIVISTASMERYGGSSTPTFVFVDRAGVVREYTPTRLTDAELDRALAKITR; from the coding sequence ATGTCGCCAGGATGGCCTCGACATCTGATCGCGTGGGCGGCCGCGGTGACGCTGGCGGCCGGCTCGGTCGCGCTCGCCCGGAATCCCACGCCTCCACCGGCCTCAGTACCGCCCGTCCCGGCGGCCTCGCCTTCTCCGTCCCCCGCTCCCAGTCCGGTGAGCGGCATCCGCAACAAGCTCGCGGCGGGGGATCTCCTGAGCGCCGAGTCGATGCTCGAGGTCCATCGCGCCGACAACGGAGAGGACGATCCCTACCTGAGCGGACTCTCGTGGCTGGCGCGCGGCGCCCTGCTGGTCGGGGACCTGGATAAGGCGAAGCGCTACGCCGCCGACGTGCGCGCGCGCTGCGCCGACCGGATGGCGCATGGAGCAAGTCTGGAAGCGGACCACGTCCTCGAGATCGCGCTCGGCGCGGCGATCGAGGTCGAAGCGCAGCGAATCGAGCGCACGAGCGGACCGCGGAAGGCCGCGGAGTTCGTGCGCCGCGAGCTCGCCGGGATCACCGGTCCCGTGGCGCTGCGCTCGCGCCTCAACAAGCGGATCGACATCCTGACGCTGACAGGGAGCGCCGCGCCGGAGCTGGCGATCGAGGACTTCATCGGCGACCGGCCGCCCGCGCTGGCTTCCCTCAAGGGCAAGCCGGTCGTGCTGTTCCTGTGGGCCGAGTGGTGCGGCGACTGCAAGGCCCAGCAGGGGGCCCTGGCACGCGCCCGGAAGCGCCACGCCGCCCAAGGCGTTCAATTCGTGGCGCTGACCCGCTACTACGACGAGGAGGCGAATCGCGCGGCCGAGAAGGCGCGGATCGACAGCGTGTGGAAAACGGTCTACGCCGACGTCGGATCGATTCCGATCGTGATCAGCACCGCCTCGATGGAGCGCTACGGCGGCTCGAGCACCCCGACGTTCGTGTTCGTCGACCGCGCCGGGGTGGTGCGCGAGTACACCCCCACACGGCTCACCGACGCCGAGCTCGACCGCGCGCTGGCGAAGATCACGCGCTGA
- a CDS encoding PadR family transcriptional regulator, with protein MVQGTLDMLILKTLALEPMHGYGIGVRLKQISRGVFQVNVGSLFPAFRRLEREGLIKGEWRGTENNRRARYYIATERGLRQLKSETREWERQTAAIARILEA; from the coding sequence GTGGTCCAGGGCACCCTGGACATGCTCATCCTGAAGACTCTCGCCCTCGAACCGATGCATGGGTACGGCATCGGCGTCCGTCTCAAGCAGATCAGCCGGGGAGTCTTCCAGGTGAACGTGGGCTCCCTGTTTCCGGCCTTCCGCCGCCTGGAGCGGGAAGGGCTGATCAAGGGGGAGTGGCGCGGGACGGAGAACAACCGTCGGGCCAGGTATTACATCGCCACCGAGCGCGGGCTGAGGCAGCTCAAGAGTGAGACCCGGGAGTGGGAACGACAGACTGCGGCCATTGCCAGAATCCTGGAAGCCTGA